CAGAGACGAGCTGTTGCGAACATGCAAATTTTTACTCACGCTACCCTTATTACCCCCCGTGAAATGATGTTTTGTATCCGCTTTGGAACATATGATGGTATGTTTTGATGGACAACAACAggattgaaaagaaaagactcGGGTTGCACCGACTGACAGGATGTTTTTTGTCATagcaatcctttttttttttttttttttttgaatactgACCAACAGTAACACTGATTGCTACAGCGGCCTTGAATCAGCGAGGTCAAACTCTGTCCCTGTGATAGGACAGACTGTCAGGTCAACGCGTGGCTTTATACACCTGCCGCTGCCAACATTAAAGTGGACTTTGATGTACCTTTCTTTCTAAGCTAATTGCCCGTACCGTTCTTTTCCTCTTCAGATCAAACCAGACTACCATTAGCGAATATTAAAAGAGACATTATTCAGTAAGCTGCGCAAGTCCCCAAAATTTATCTTAGCTGCTTGTAATATCTTGTTCGTTGCTTGGGGCGTTGTTGCAGTTCTTCAGAAACTGCATTCGCTCATATCCCTGAATTATGGCTGTTTGTTCAGTGTTCCCGTGCACTTCGTCTGCTGCAGTTCCGTAGCGTTGTGCAACTTGCATTTCAAATCTAATCTGCGGCGTGTGAGAGTTCAGAGACAGGGCAGACAGACCACTCGTTCAGAGTCTGTTTCTGATATTGTCAGTTGAAATGTCAGTTTATTacactgagttttttttttttagtactttCTGTGTTCGTAATCAAAACGAGTCCGCCGCCTAAAGCAGGTTACTGTAACTCTGTTGCAGCCTCGATGACCAAGTActgtggtgggggtggagggtggataTTATGTTATAGTATATTTTGGTTTCAGCcagtggcacacacacacagaggtatGTCCTCTGTCTGTAGCTGTGCCTTTCTTCCTGATCCCTACTGCCAGCTGCTCTCTTTCCAAACCTTCAAGCAGATCCTGTGGTGGTATCAAGTGGCGTGTCCCAGACATGGCTTCCCTGTTGGGAGACAGTGGGAGGAGGCTTTGAAGAGAGCTGGATTTCCTGGGTGCCTTTTTACAACGCCCGTTTGACCCAGCCTCCGCCTCGCCGGTGGGAGATGGTGCTAAGCATGACCGCTCAGCTAATGTCAGCCGTAGTGTTAATTCACCCACATTTGGATTTGAGGCGTGATGTACAGACATCCCGGAAAAAGTGCCGGTGACAAGGACACAAACGTGTGCCATATGCAGACGCTCGCTAGCCGTGAGCTCATGTGAGATCAATGCATTTGTAATGATGCATATTACGTCTGGGTTGGCTGCGGCGTTCGTCTGTGTCCTGTGAGCTCTGCAATGCAGATCCATTGGAACAGTTTTTCTGGCATTGACACTGTAGCTCTGCCAGCGCTTTCAGATCTTAGCTAGAGAATGGCAGAGGTCAGGGTCGAAAGCTTTAGCAGGACTGCCCACCGGCCACATTTTCCATAGCTAGTGGCCTGGATCAACTTTCATATCTGTGCTCCCCCTGCCATTGTGCTCAACCTGACTGGGGGAGAGTGGTGCCCCCTAGTGACCGGAAGGAGGTATTACATTTTGcgcttaaatgtttaaaaataaataaataaataatctgaaaatACTGTGACTTGTTGTTACAGTGGGACCCTTATTAACTGAATGCCTCATCTCACATTTGATTTAAAGGCTTAATTAAGCAATTAACATGGATTAGGTATCTGTCTTAACACTTATGTCAAGTAGACTTTTTAATGAGACCGTTCTAAAAATACTCCATGTACAAAGCAACATGTGTTCTGGATACAACAGGAGCGTTGGGTACCACACTGTACTGATCTAAATTTACACCCCGACAGCTGTTGTTAGTTAGCCTAGCAGCTGATCATGGTCCTTCGCTTTCTACATGTCAGCTATTATTTCCGGTGATACACGTCTGATGCAATGCCTCGGTTCCACACAAACATGGCACTCACATGCTTCCACTTACCGCCAGCCCTTAGGGAATGCCACTAGGCCGCCACTAATGTCTTGTTTATAAGACGGAATGAAATGAGACATAACTGTTCTTATTCTCAGTTCCTGACTCTTCTCTCTCCAGGCTGCAGATTGCCCAGGAGGAGCACCGCACAGTCGAGGTGGAGAAGGTGACCCTGGAGCAGAAGCTGAGGAATGAAATAAATGCAGCCAAGCAGGAGGCCCAACGATTGAGAGAGCTGCGTGAGGGCACAGAGAATGAACTGAGTCGCCAGAAGTACGCAGAAGAAGAGCTAGAACAGGTACTAGAAAACCCGAAACCTTATTTGGAAAAGACAAGAAATCCTGAGTCAAATGAGGGTTTTTATACATTTCCATGGTGGCAACTGCACAGTATGTTTAGGTCTAACAGATTCACactatttttaatataaatacacCCACTGGTGACTTTTTCTATTAGTAATTTGGCAGGAACAGCAAAGCGCAGCCCACACAAGTGAGTGAAACACATTAGTATGTGTAATTGGAAAGATCTAATCTTTGTGCTTCTGCATTCAGCATGTACACAAAATATTTACTTGATAAGGTAAAAAGACCTTTCGTGCGTAGAGAAAAAGGTAAAATTTctgtaatagaaaaaaaaatcccttgaGGGTTTAGGAAACCTAATTAGAAGATACTTTGAAGAAGTGGAAGGTGTATATTTCTCTGAAACGCCTACTCATTGATGAACTAGTACAATACACGGCTTTCATATTCAGTGAACTCTAtagataaagttttttttaaagcaacatgtGAATTTTTACTTTGCAACTTAGTCGTACGAAAAGGTTTGCGGGGATATTTAAAATCTACTattaaaaatggagaaaatctaAAGACGGTTGTTGCCAGTTCTTTAGAGTCTAACGTGTCGATTTGTCCCCTTATGTCTGGGACTTATCGCAGGTACGCATGGCACTGAAGAAAgcagagaaggagctggagtCGCGGAGCAGCTGGTCGCCTCCGGACTCTCTCCAGAAGTGGCTGCAGCTCACTCATGAGGTGGAGGTGCAGTATTACAACATCAAGAAGCAAAATGCTGAACGGCAGCTCCAAGTGGCCAAAGAAGGGGtatgcacataaataaatacttattaTAATGACGTAAGATTCAAGTTAGACTGGAAGAAATCTTTGTGAATGTTTCAGTTAAtctaaataaattcaattattACCTTCTTACGTTCTTGAGTATGTATGTGTGGgtacaatatttaaataatttaatttggattcatttttattattttattattattatttttattatataggcagagaagataaagaaaaagaggaacacCCTCTTTGGTACCTTCCACGTGGCTCACAGCTCCTCCCTGGACGACGTTGACCATAAAATATTGGCAGCAAAGTAAGTCAGACTTGACTGCTGCTGAttttcagtaataataataataatcatcgtGCAGTCATAATTaactcctcttttttctttttttttccttagacAAGCCCTCGGTGAGGTGACGGCCGCTCTGCGCGAGAGGCTGCACCGCTGGCAGCAGATAGAGATCCTCACAGGCTTCACCATCGTCACCAACCCGGGCCTCTCCTCCCTGGCCAAGTCACTCAACCTCGACCCCAGCTTCATGGGCGGCCGAGCGACTCCGCAGCATTGCCTCATGTCCGAAGACATGGACGACTTGGACGAGGATATCGTGGCCGGAACTCTGCAATGTAAGAGTTCATCTGAATCTCTCGGCCAGTCAGTGGGGAGTAGCAAACGCGTCTCTAAACAATCCAAGGCCGTGCTGGGGAAATCCAAAAATCAGCCCACATGAGAATTCGGACCTTTTTTTATATGCTACATTTACCAGAATATATCCTTGTGGCCTCCCTGGTGATGGAGCCACTGAGGGTTTAACATGTATATGACTGAATGAgtgttgttttacatttgtataatgtaaattaaaaagaaaactgttttgttcttttacacACAGTTCCAGTTGAATGCCTTTTTGTTAATTGTTCTCATTTTGGATAAGTTGTCTGCTTGACTCTCGGCCGATTATCGTGACTGAAGACTCCTGTGACTTTCCTTTGGAAATTGaactgtcaagaaaaaaaaaaatacacttcttAAAGAGAATATGTTTTTGTGAAGACTATTTGTAGTGGTCGTGTCCTAACAGCTTTTTGGTCAGAcagctgcaacaacaaaaatacacacacaaagctgctcATCAAACTCTTAACTGCAGACACATCACACCTCACAAATGTTTATCTGATTGAGGAAACCCCCATGATGTTTTGTAGCCGTGTACACAACATATAGGTCTTGACAAATGAGCCGGAAGTTGTGCGTCAAAATCCCTTATCGGCAGCATTAGTGAGTGAGTCTTTTAATCAACATTAATTACAATCCCCATTTCACTCCCCTCTCtcccgccaccaccaccaccaccgccaccgccaccatCTCTCCGGCCTCTGCCTCCCACTGTTGTCTCACTGACCTAACTACAGACGGCAACCGACTGTTGGAACGGCGAGCCAGCGACCTGTGCTCCGTTGGTTCGGACTTTCAGCCCGTGTGGAAACATCCTGGTTGGCCGTTTATTTATGCCCCATCCCATTAGCTCAATCCTCTCGATCTGACATCCCTTCCTCTTCCCTTGCCTAAAACCCCCACACAGAGCATTAATACATCTTAACCATGGATGGACACAGCTGAAAGGGAAGAGAACTGCTCCGTGCTGCGTTcatctaaaaacaaataaataaatcaaacaaacccCTGACTTTCATTCAGTCGCTTGCTTGCTCTAGTTCCCCCTCCTCTAAATCCTCTCACCGCCCAGTGCACCCCTCCTTTCTTCCCACTTTGACTTTCGGTGacttacccttttttttttcctgtacacATCCTTTAATTTAAACAACGTGACGTCAgtcttttttgtttgatttaggAGAGATGCAGCAAGTGTTGGGATTTTATCGCACGTTTCCTAAATTGAGACTGAGAAACGCGTCCCAGCACCTGATGCCTATCTCTCCGCTAATCTCCCGTTTGCCTCGTCACGTCTGATCTCCTGATTTTAATAACGCTCCTGTTTTTCGCCAACAGCTCCCAGTATGATGTCTCTGCGCCAACGCCACATTGACCCGCAGCTGGCTATGGGCTCTCAGAGGTTGGTAGACAATTGCCTGTTGGCGGGGCAGCAGGGGGAGGggaccccccacctccccaggCCTAGGGCTGCCTTCAGACAGTCTCGCAGCCAGTCGTTTGGGCACCTCGAGGgccttcctctgcctcctctttcctccGCCATCTCTCACCCGTCCATCATCTGCGCTTCCAACCCGAGCCCTCATTCCTTGTCTTccttgtcctcttcctcctcctgcgtGCCCAGCTCTGTGGGCGGCAGTGCAGGGCTTCATTCCTCCCACATATTTCATGCATCTTTCCAGCCCATGGACCCCATTCCCGATTTCACGTTTTCAGACGCCTCCCAAGTGCGCGGCAGCGACAGTTACGGGTACTTGTCTCTCCAGTTTTCCATAAACAcggcatgtgtgtgggtgtttttttttttttctcttctctcacctcctgctgctgttaattttttttcattaacacgCAGATTTCTACTTCTGTAAGTCTTCTGTGTGCTTCCCCTTTTTTTGCACCATGCTGTCTTTTAATTCGTTTTCATGGCGTTGCACACGATGAGCCCTCACCGCGTCGATGCTCCTTTTTCAACCTCTCCCAGTGTTCCTGGTGTTCTTTGCCTGCCCGACTAACACGTGTGGAGTTCCAGTGTCCAGTCTGTCCCCGTGGCTTTGAAGGAGTAGTGTAGAATAACCCTACGCATGCGAAGCGTCCTTTAAACAATTtgagtgtttctgttcctcGTTTCTTCTGActttagttttttcccccccctccccacaggGACCTAAATCGCTCCGACTCCGACtcctccctgtccctgtcccaaGTTGGCGACCGGCTCTCTGCCTACAGCTCCAAGGGCCACCTCATCAAGCCCACCTCCCTCATGCAAAGCCTGTCCTCTGACGTCATCTCGCTGCACGCTCACACGCCCAACGGGGGGCACCGCTTTCACGAGGGCACCCCGGCGGAGATGGCCTCCGACAGCCCCATACTCATGAAGGATCTGTACGGCATGGAGAAGTCGCCCAGCATAGGGGAGATCAACAGCCTGTCGGAGTCGTCCCGCTCCTTCAGCCCCAACTCCACCGAGCCCGACACGCCGTCGCCGACGGGGGCCGCGGGGGCCAAAGTGAGCAGCCGCATCCCGCAGCTGTCCTCCAAGAAGAGTCCTCTGGAGGAAGACAGCGGATCGACGGGAGAAGAGACAGATTCCACTGCCAGCCGCAAGAAACACACCTTCAAGATCTTcaagaaacagaggaaatgagagCTCCATGAACTACAGGCCATCGAAGACTGTActcctctgtttccttttgttttattttattttattttttttaagtttcggGGTTCATTAATGGTCAATTGATGGCGCGGTTTGTTGTCGTTGCACCTACTCTGAGAGACTGTGGGAATAACCAGCTGTTCTGCTCATTCGGTCTATGTCGAGTATGTCGGGGAAATGGGTAGGTTTGTATATCGGAATGTAAAGTATTATTTATTCTGCAGGAAGTTGTGCCAGTCTGAAAGGGAAATATGTCTCCCGCttggttttttctttctcgttcTACGATCTATAACAGTTTTGCATGTCTTCACTTTTGTTTGACTGATACTCGAATGCTCCTTAGTGTTTGCTCGGTTCTTGTCGTTGACCTGCTTAAACActtgatgtttctttttatgaCTACCTAACCACCTGGCTTACAGATCCAAAAAAACGAATGCGCACTCCTCCCACTCCCCCCCACTACCcccactttatttttatttttttcttcgtttttctgtcttgtgttGTCGTCCTGTTCGCAGAGCATACGAAACATTCAGGGGATCCTCAAACAGACGTGAGCTCCTCTATAGCTTTAAACCTGTAGCGGAGTATGTCAAAAGCAGCTAGTGCTTGGAGACTTTTTAATGGGGTTTAGTGCGTGGGAGGGGTGTGTTCTGTCTCTTTGCTGAAGCTCAGTTTAACTAACGAATTAGCCTCATAACCAGGAGCTAAGAAAGTGTTTGAAGATTCTAAAATATCGAACCTGTATGTAGGTCTAATTTAAATCGTTGGTAAATACGTTACCAAAAAATCCTAAATACCAAAACGTATCAGTGTGAAGGTACCACAGTGACTAAAATATATAAGGTGCTAGCTTTGGACACCTGTAGAAAGGTAAACTgctgtgtttcttgtttttattttttttttttttattatttatttaagaagatTAGCTTCTTTAAAGTTAAATCCGACCCCCCTTGTTCCTGTTGAGGCTGTTTTGGTGAACAGGGTTTGAGTTTAACTTTTGCCTCCTGCTATCTCGTGTGAtgttgtattatattttatttaggtGGACAGTGACAGGGGTTGGGTGTTGGTAAGGGCTACAGttacaagacaaacaaacaaacaaacaaaaaaaaaaaaagaaaaagtgctaTGTGTAAGAGAAACTTTCACGTTGTAAccactttgttttgttcacGAGTCACGGAGGCGGGTCGTGTGAAAGTGCCAAATTACAATTTTCTGTCAGAGGCCTTTGTATTTGTAGAGTGTTCATCGAACCTTTGAACACCTTTTAGACAGAACCACGTGATGTATAACAGTGCTGTCTATCCAGACGTTAAATGCTGAATGTTCAGGGGTATTGTTTCTGTAACAGTATCATCagtacagtatgtttacatttgttacaGAGTATCCTCAGATTACTCCAGCGAAGAACCTTGTGCCAGTTTAAATGCCGATCGCTTCATTCGAGCACAGAACTATGCATCAGTAGTCGTAGTTGAACGTAGTAAGGACACCGGTACACTTTAGGGTGCTCCTGATCAATGAacaaccaaataataaataaaaaaaaaaaatatgctgcaGAAGACACTGTTAAGTCTCCCCCAGCCTCATAACACCAGGTGGTTTGGATGTATCCgttaaaatattttagtttcaaaaccagcttaaataaaaaaaaaaggaaaaacaaaacaaaaaaaaaagatcaatttCCTACTggtcctttttttaaaactgttgtttGTACCTTCTTTGCACGGCAGAGCTGTACATGGGTAATGCCACCTCTATGTGTGAGTGTCTCGTCCGCTCCCGGTGTAATGCACTGTAAAAACGTTGATGCATGTCAACTGTCACGACGAAGCCTATATTGGGTTAGAAGAGTGGATCAGCTTAAGCTCTTTAGTCCTCGTTCctacttttcctcctctttactTTGAGGTTCTATTTATGAATACATATATttgtacagagaaaaaaaaaagataattttgcATCTACTGTGGTGGTCTAGACTTTGATGGCACTCCTGCATGATAGCAATAAACTATTTTGAATGAAAGATGAGTGgatgtttgcatttatttattcatttatttatgcatacacTTTTAATTGAACTGATGAAACCTCAGATCAGATTCTGCTCAACAGGTGAATAATTCGACCCTAATCTGTTGGAACGCAGCCCAGTCCACAAAGCTCCACCCTcattaaactgtgtgtgtatatgtatatatatatttagagaaAAATCGGGTGGAGCTGTGtgctgttaaatatttacttaGGATTCGGCAACACAGGTGGAGCAGGATGACATCCGGATCTCAAGGCTCCTTGTTTCACCCATGCAGCTTGCATATTTTAAATGGGAAGATTAATGAGAGCACTCTGTGGAGCATGGACTTCCATACAGTTTACAAATACATCTGTCACTTGTGCCTCGGCGTGCAGGTAGGCGCAGGTTTTACCTTCACCGTCGTCCGCGTCTAACGGATGTCACCCTGAAATGCGTGCGTctcctctgtcacacacagatCGTCTGGGCCTTAGACGAAGTGAGGCTCCTGAACCCTCCGGAGGAGGCTGAACCGGACCATGTGCTGGACGTGCTTTACTCCTGTGACCAACCTGCGACGGTGCAGCTGGACTGCGTTGTGTCTTTTGAAACCGGCGCGACCTCCACGCTGATGCTGAGGCGGTGGAGGTGCGTCCCCGGGGAGCCTCGGATCAGGACCCTGCGGCTGAACCTGCCGGACTGGCTGGTGTATCGAGCTGACGGGATAGTTCCAGACTCTCACTGGGTGCTGAGCTGTATCCTCCGAGCCTCGGTCAGAGCAAGCGGATCGGATGAGGGTTCCATCGTGGCTGAAGACGCGGCAGCTGTAGAGCCCAAGGCCTTTTTTAGTCGTCCCGTCAAACAGCATCAGGTCTGCGTTGCGTGGGGCACACAAATGCTCCAATTAACGCCACGGTTTTTAGAGAAACAGTGTCCCCTGGAAGAAGGTAAAGTTGAGTAagagtttcttgaaaatgttaGTGGGGGAGCTGGGGTTTAATTGTCCACCTAGAGCTTTATTGGTTTAGTCTTTCATCAATTAAGAATGAGctgaaaatatgtcacatttatatttgttttccgATGCTGGTGATGgaatgaaaaacacacttgGACTCCAACTAAAAACTCTCCATTTCATTCAGAAACTGCACATTTGCTGTCCTCGATCTACGCTTCAACTGGAGAAGAGTTTGGCATCACAAAGACACTGAGGCCCTACAGGAGCGAGGTTCTTGAGTACCTGCGTGTTAAATCCACCTCTTTTCCATGGTAGGCCTGACAAAGCTGCACCTCACACTCTATCCTAACCTAGCTTTCTGTTCGTCAGCACGGGTATTCATTGGATTCTCTCCAGGTGTATGTTTTCCATCTGGCTCTTTGTGACCGGTTACTGTCAGCAAAGCCTGTGTGGCGTGTTCCAACATATAAACAACGGCAACAGTTACATCACACCGACGCTGCTGCTCACAGATAAAGGTATGTTTAAGAGTTCTCCCGCACCTTTTTCAAGATGCGATCCCCATTGTCTGGATTTAAACACTGCCTCCGATAAACGCAGGCCTTCTGCACATCCAGATGAGCGCAGAGTCTGTGGAGGAATCCTCTGCGTTTCTCTCTCCATTCAAGGTGCCTTTAAATGAGTGGTGCCAGCTGGGTGTGAGCTTGCACGGCACATCAGTGAGTGGCCCCTCTGTTTGTTCTGGATATCCTTTAGCCGTGTGCATAACGTGAAAATAAAGTGGCTGCTTCCCACTCAGGTCACAGTCACCATGGTGtgcgaggaggagaggacagtcAAATATGCGCAACACATGTAAGTCCACTTTAGACACGGTAAAGTGACTTGAGCggattaataaaaatgttttaacaaggTGTCTTAAAGTTTCAGACACACTGTGGTACTGGACGACACCGAGGGGTATTTTGTGATCGGCGGAGGGAAGTATGTGCAAGGTGTGGAAGGTTATTTTGGACCGGTGGTTTATTACCGCAACAGGATATTACCTCAGGTAGTGCTTCTTCAGGTACTACTTTAACACATGTATATTTTGGGATTTGAGcctgattatttatttcttctgcagTCTGAGTTTGCCGTCCCAGATGTTATCAGGAGCGTGAACCTGACCGGATGGCTGCAGACCTGTGATGATTTTCGGCGCGATATGGCTGTGAAGATGAGTGGCTACTCACGAAAGGCCAAGGAGATGGAGCCTGGTAATAGGCTTGTATGTCCACCAGGTGGTGCTAAAATTACAATACAACTGACTTAAAAGAatattatctgtttattttttaatttttcttcagATACTTGTTTCCATGTGTTCTACCAGTGGACGGTGAAGGAGAGAGCGCCATCACATCCACAGTGTCAGCTGTGGGAGGCAGCGCTCCCTCACAGAAAACATGCCGCTAAACTGGCCAAGTTATTAGCTTTTAAAAATGGTAAGAGATAAACAGCACATTTGGCACATTTTATATATGCTTTGATGTCTCCCATTAAACACATTAGAAGACAAACCAGTGAAATATCCCCGATTTGCAGGAGGAAGAGCCGTCGGCTTGCCAGCTGTGGGCAGAGCGCTGTACTCCTTATCGCTTCATAAGCTGGGCAGAGTGAGCAGCACTGGAGTGGTCAGCAGAATATTACCGCTGCTGCTCCAAGCTGGCTGCCTAGCTGATAACCAAGCTCTGCACATGTCGTCTGTGCTCTACAGCTCTGGCCTGGGAGTCGAGAAACAGCCCATTAAGGTGCGTTAACTGTGCTGCCTCAGCCAGAGCTTTCTTGCCCGCCTGCTGACGGCTGACGTGTCCAGATTTTTTACACGCTGCCCTCCCGTGTCTGGTGCAGGCTTGGCTCCTCGCCCTGCTGGCGGCCCAGAAGGACGACCGACTGGCGCTTCTGCATCTCGGGCACCTGCACCATCAAGGGCTTCACGGCCTCCCAGCAGACACAGATGTGGCCTATGCGTACTATGCAAACATTGCTAAGCAGACATACTTAGACCGCCTTGACCCCACACCACAGCAGGTAATGTATGCATTTATAACTGGGCTCAGTGTAGAAAAATACAATCTCAGAAAACAGTATTTGTCCTCCATCTTCCACTCAGTCAGTGTTAGACAGTGCACGTCGTAAAACAGAGGCTAGGCTTTTCTCATATTACATACCTCAGAGTTTTTACGGCATATGAGCTGATGTGCGATATGCTAATAAATCTTGCTGCGGCTATAGCGTTGAGATTTCCATCGTCAATAAGTTTACCTCTGTCACTTCTTTCCATATGAAAAGATAACCGCATGATAAAGGTGGTATTACTACAGATATTactctctgtttcttctttcctctttcagGCGTTTGTTGAGGCTATTTACTTGAACAACGATGAGGTGCTGAATCTCCAGACCAAAGAAGACCACCATATCTTTCAGTGGCTCAAGCTGCAGGCACGAAGGGGAGCGACTGAGGCTGAGGTGCAGTATTCTGTTATTACCTTCAGGCATCTTTGAGAAGTTCTTCTGTGGGTTTTGGCTGTTCTGCCTCAAATCTAAATCCGCATTGACTCAACGATGTTGGACAATGTCCTCCTGGATTCCCTTTTCTCCTTGTTACTAATAGACTGTACAAAGATGGgcggtggaactgctcctcaaaagtaaaGCTAAAGCGAGTGGAGTTTCCCCTGCTGGCTgcctgcagtgtaggtcataagctccaccttctccacGTTAGTGGGTGGGGCTTGGATGGCTTCTGTCTTTTTAAATAGTCAAATAATGTTGAttcatgttcaagtgtcaatttcttttggataagtttagttttagttagaATAGCAAccggatgtgacataatggcgaccaccagttgccatgcaagtagtaaataaaaaaaaaataaaaaaaaaaataataatataaattatacaaaacTTACATAGTACAGTGTATAGTCATTTCCTTGTAAcctgtggaggtggagcagaccATTCTTGAAccatactgcacagactctggcttcaAACCTACAGTCTATGCTTCAAACTTGCAAGAATGACCGTTTTGCAACGAAGTGGCGACACGTTTTCTATATTTATGCAGTCTAAGCTAAAGACATCCCTTCATGGGCCTGGCTGTACCTTTGAGTGTGGCTGCCAAGCTGCAGAATGAGATGAGAACCACACTTTCTCCCTCAACTTAAACGCGCAAAATGCAAGGAACTCCCAGCGTAGTTCATTGAAGTCTGCATACACTCATCCTTGTAAGTCGCCTGTAGGCCTTTGGTGAACAAAACACCATATGTtggtgcgtgttttttttttttttggaggaagtGTATACATGGCTATGTTTTCACAACATAAGAATGGATATCTGAATGTTAGTCCACTGAAAAAATCACCTCTCATCAGATTTCTTCAGATTATGGATGACTCTACAAGGGTCCCGctggtttctgtcagtttttaaCTTCTTGCCATAGAGTAACATGACTTTTTGTACTTCTCCAGCGTCCTCTCTTCTCCCATGTGGCTACTCCTCACTTAGCTTTATTCCCCGTACacagctgtttctctctcagttaATGAGTTTGGTAAACTACGTATAATGTTGCTGTTCATTAGCACTCGATTGGTataattgtttaattgtttgcCGGGCTATATGCCTGCAAGTTCCTTAAGTGGTTTAATTTGTCACTATCTCTCACAGATTAAACTCCTCACAGTTTTGTTTCTCTctaccttttcttcttttttatttctctaaaaCGATGTGTAGAATTTGCCCTGATACATAAGCAGTGTTTAGGTAATTAATTTACTCTCTTGCAGCAAGCTATTGCCCGCATGCTATTCTGGGGACAACAAGGAGTTTCTTCAAACATCCAGGAGGCTGCGAGGCACTACCGAAGAGGAGCCGTCCAGTGGAAGGACCCGGTGTC
This sequence is a window from Mugil cephalus isolate CIBA_MC_2020 chromosome 9, CIBA_Mcephalus_1.1, whole genome shotgun sequence. Protein-coding genes within it:
- the stim1a gene encoding stromal interaction molecule 1a isoform X1, with product MELHKFVTLWIFCLCLFGESLTEKPSSPTPDSQTADNGIPDFCRIDDALCQDENSILNFEAIRSIHKRMDDDANGNVDVLETDGFLREDLNYHDPKAKHNTFHGDDQFISVEDLWNAWRGSEVYNWTVDEMVEWLITYVELPQYEDAFRKMNFSGSAMPRLAVKNTTLTLSILKILDRSHVQKLQLKSLDTVLFGPPLMNRHNHLKDFMLVVSIVIGMGGCWFAYIQNRYSKDHMKKMMKDLEGLQRAEQSLHDLQQKLQIAQEEHRTVEVEKVTLEQKLRNEINAAKQEAQRLRELREGTENELSRQKYAEEELEQVRMALKKAEKELESRSSWSPPDSLQKWLQLTHEVEVQYYNIKKQNAERQLQVAKEGAEKIKKKRNTLFGTFHVAHSSSLDDVDHKILAAKQALGEVTAALRERLHRWQQIEILTGFTIVTNPGLSSLAKSLNLDPSFMGGRATPQHCLMSEDMDDLDEDIVAGTLQYGNRLLERRASDLCSVGSDFQPVWKHPAPSMMSLRQRHIDPQLAMGSQRLVDNCLLAGQQGEGTPHLPRPRAAFRQSRSQSFGHLEGLPLPPLSSAISHPSIICASNPSPHSLSSLSSSSSCVPSSVGGSAGLHSSHIFHASFQPMDPIPDFTFSDASQVRGSDSYGDLNRSDSDSSLSLSQVGDRLSAYSSKGHLIKPTSLMQSLSSDVISLHAHTPNGGHRFHEGTPAEMASDSPILMKDLYGMEKSPSIGEINSLSESSRSFSPNSTEPDTPSPTGAAGAKVSSRIPQLSSKKSPLEEDSGSTGEETDSTASRKKHTFKIFKKQRK
- the stim1a gene encoding stromal interaction molecule 1a isoform X3, giving the protein MELHKFVTLWIFCLCLFGESLTEKPSSPTPDSQTADNGIPDFCRIDDALCQDENSILNFEAIRSIHKRMDDDANGNVDVLETDGFLREDLNYHDPKAKHNTFHGDDQFISVEDLWNAWRGSEVYNWTVDEMVEWLITYVELPQYEDAFRKMNFSGSAMPRLAVKNTTLTLSILKILDRSHVQKLQLKSLDTVLFGPPLMNRHNHLKDFMLVVSIVIGMGGCWFAYIQNRYSKDHMKKMMKDLEGLQRAEQSLHDLQQKLQIAQEEHRTVEVEKVTLEQKLRNEINAAKQEAQRLRELREGTENELSRQKYAEEELEQVRMALKKAEKELESRSSWSPPDSLQKWLQLTHEVEVQYYNIKKQNAERQLQVAKEGAEKIKKKRNTLFGTFHVAHSSSLDDVDHKILAAKQALGEVTAALRERLHRWQQIEILTGFTIVTNPGLSSLAKSLNLDPSFMGGRATPQHCLMSEDMDDLDEDIVAGTLQYGNRLLERRASDLCSVGSDFQPVWKHPAPSMMSLRQRHIDPQLAMGSQRDLNRSDSDSSLSLSQVGDRLSAYSSKGHLIKPTSLMQSLSSDVISLHAHTPNGGHRFHEGTPAEMASDSPILMKDLYGMEKSPSIGEINSLSESSRSFSPNSTEPDTPSPTGAAGAKVSSRIPQLSSKKSPLEEDSGSTGEETDSTASRKKHTFKIFKKQRK
- the stim1a gene encoding stromal interaction molecule 1a isoform X2; its protein translation is MELHKFVTLWIFCLCLFGESLTEKPSSPTPDSQTADNGIPDFCRIDDALCQDENSILNFEAIRSIHKRMDDDANGNVDVLETDGFLREDLNYHDPKAKHNTFHGDDQFISVEDLWNAWRGSEVYNWTVDEMVEWLITYVELPQYEDAFRKMNFSGSAMPRLAVKNTTLTLSILKILDRSHVQKLQLKSLDTVLFGPPLMNRHNHLKDFMLVVSIVIGMGGCWFAYIQNRYSKDHMKKMMKDLEGLQRAEQSLHDLQQKLQIAQEEHRTVEVEKVTLEQKLRNEINAAKQEAQRLRELREGTENELSRQKYAEEELEQVRMALKKAEKELESRSSWSPPDSLQKWLQLTHEVEVQYYNIKKQNAERQLQVAKEGAEKIKKKRNTLFGTFHVAHSSSLDDVDHKILAAKQALGEVTAALRERLHRWQQIEILTGFTIVTNPGLSSLAKSLNLDPSFMGGRATPQHCLMSEDMDDLDEDIVAGTLQSPSMMSLRQRHIDPQLAMGSQRLVDNCLLAGQQGEGTPHLPRPRAAFRQSRSQSFGHLEGLPLPPLSSAISHPSIICASNPSPHSLSSLSSSSSCVPSSVGGSAGLHSSHIFHASFQPMDPIPDFTFSDASQVRGSDSYGDLNRSDSDSSLSLSQVGDRLSAYSSKGHLIKPTSLMQSLSSDVISLHAHTPNGGHRFHEGTPAEMASDSPILMKDLYGMEKSPSIGEINSLSESSRSFSPNSTEPDTPSPTGAAGAKVSSRIPQLSSKKSPLEEDSGSTGEETDSTASRKKHTFKIFKKQRK